In Microtus pennsylvanicus isolate mMicPen1 chromosome 17, mMicPen1.hap1, whole genome shotgun sequence, one genomic interval encodes:
- the Stk11ip gene encoding serine/threonine-protein kinase 11-interacting protein isoform X2: MGFVALPSHPADSPTILQLQFLFDVLQKTLSLKLVHIPGVGLPGPIKIFPFKSLRQLELRGVPIHSLRGLRSIYSQLESLVCSRSIQALEELLSACGGDLCSALPWLALLSADFSYNALTSLDSSLRLLSALRFLNLSHNHIQDCKGFLMDLSELYHLDLSYNHLHLVPRAGPSGAALGILILRANELQSLQGLEQLRNLRHLDVAYNLLERHTELSPLWLLTELRKLYLEGNPLSFHPAHRATTAQYLSLRARDAAHGFLLDGEVLSLKDLQTSESSGLGPVAQPPSWPVGSTTETSGGPELSDSLSSGGIVAQAPLRKVKSRVRVRRPSISEPSDTDPELRTLDPSPAGWFVQQHRELELLNSFRERFGCDWLQYRSHVETLGSPPLAITKTPALSTPKDTQSLETACSPPAAVEAGDTKESPQMSEEDRLEPELHEEEREEQDKEEGSREDLEEEEEQEQKEVEAELCRPMLVCPLQGLGGMQDKECFLRVTSAHLFEVELRAARTLERLELQSLVAAELESETESPRERVPEGSGLPPGAPVLVLRFSYFCPDRKLRRYAVLEPEAHEAIQELLAVLTPFTSVKEQQPGEARDPRRGRFQCLRCSFEFKPDEPSLGLESEEGWKPLFQDPESPVVCPNCGSDHVVLLAVSGEIPNREQNPEDKPPDPPEFPGPSCDLDNHSDHPSGSDDTPPQASVSHGRSSWSLSPTPGHSGLRSVDHRLRLFLDVEVFSDSEEEFQCCIKVPVVLAGHAGEFLCLVVVSDHRLYLLKVTGAICGPPASWLQSTLAIPLQDLSGMELGLAGQSLRLEWSAGTGSCVLLPRDAKHCRAFLEELTGVLQALPRTQRNCISATEEEVTPQHRLWPLLGNETSAEVPQFFYLRAFLTEGSSTCPVSLLLTLSTLYLLDEDPTGSQAESPLPAVSGEASEQALPWGQGPSMQVREQQPLSSLSSVQLYRTSPLDLRLIFYDEVSRLESFWALRVVCGEQLTALLAWIREPWEELFSIGLRTVTQEALDLDR, encoded by the exons ATGGGCTTTGTGGCTCTTCCCTCCCATCCTGCCGATTCACCCACCATCCTCCAGCTCCAGTTCCTCTTCGATGTGCTGCAGAAAACGCTTTCACTCAAG CTGGTCCACATCCCTGGTGTTGGCCTTCCAGGGCCCATCAAGATTTTCCCCTTCAAGTCTCTTCGGCAGCTGGAG CTTCGAGGAGTCCCCATCCACAGCCTGCGTGGCCTCCGTAGCATCTACTCACAGCTGGAATCTCTGGTTTGTAGCAGGAGCATCCAGGCACTAGAG GAGCTCCTGTCAGCCTGCGGTGGCGACCTGTGCTCTGCCCTTCCCTGGCTAGCTTTGCTTTCCGCGGACTTCAGCTACAACGCTCTTACCAGCTTAGACAGCTCCTTG CGTCTCCTGTCAGCTCTTCGCTTCCTCAACCTGAGCCACAATCATATCCAGGATTGCAAAGGCTTCCTGATG GATTTATCCGAGCTGTACCATCTGGACCTCTCCTATAACCACCTGCACTTGGTGCCAAGAGCAGGACCTTCAGGGGCGGCCCTAGGGATTTTGATACTGCGAGCCAATGAGCTTCAGAGCCTTCAGG GCCTGGAACAGCTGAGGAACCTGCGGCACCTCGATGTGGCTTATAATCTtctagaaagacacacagagctGTCACCACTGTGGCTGCTGACTGAGCTCCGTAAG CTCTATCTGGAAGGTAACCCTTTGTCGTTCCACCCGGCACAccgtgccaccactgctcagtacTTGTCACTtcgggccagagatgctgctcaTGGC TTCTTGCTTGATGGCGAGGTTTTGTCACTGAAGGATCTTCAG ACTTCAGAATCTTCGGGGCTTGGTCCCGTGGCCCAACCTCCGTCCTGGCCAGTGGGGAGCACCACTGAAACCTCAGGTGGCCCTGAGTTGAGTGATAGCCTCTCCTCAGGGGGCATTGTGGCCCAGGCCCCACTTCGTAAGGTGAAG AGCCGAGTCCGTGTGAGGCGGCCTAGCATCTCTGAGCCCAGTGACACAGACCCAGAGCTCCGAACTCTGGATCCCTCCCCAGCTG ggtGGTTTGTGCAACAACACCGGGAACTTGAGCTGCTGAACAGCTTCCGGGAGCGATTTGGCTGTGACTGGCTGCAGTACAGGAGCCACGTGGAGACCTTGGGGAGCCCCCCTCTTGCCATCACCAAGACTCCTGCCCTTAGCACGCCTAAGGATACCCAGAGCCTAGAGACTGCGTGCAGCCCTCCAGCCGCAGTGGAAGCTGGAGACACTAAGGAATCACCACAGATGTCAGAGGAGGACAGGTTGGAGCCAGAGCTCcatgaagaagagagggaagaacaaGATAAAGAAGAGGGATCGAGAGAGgacctggaggaggaagaggagcaggaacaGAAGGAAGTGGAAG CGGAGCTCTGCCGCCCCATGTTGGTGTGTCCCCTGCAGGGGCTTGGGGGCATGCAGGACAAGGAATGCTTTCTCCGAGTCACTTCTGCCCACTTGTTTGAGGTGGAGCTCCGAGCAGCCCGGACTCTGGAGCGGCTGGAGCTGCAGAGCCTGGTGGCAGCTGAGCTAGAGTCGGAGACTGAGAGTCCAAGAGAACGGGTACCCGAG GGCTCAGGTCTACCCCCTGGGGCTCCGGTTCTTGTTCTGCGCTTTTCCTACTTTTGTCCTGACCGGAAGTTGCGCCGCTATGCTGTGCTGGAGCCAGAGGCCCATGAGGCCATCCAG GAGCTGCTTGCTGTGCTGACCCCGTTCACCAGTGTGAAAGAGCAGCAGCCTGGGGAGGCCAGGGACCCACGGAGGGGCAGATTCCAGTGTCTGCGTTGTAGCTTTGAGTTCAAGCCGGATGAACCCAGTTTGGGTCTGGAGAGTGAGGAAGGCTGGAAGCCTCTGTTTCAAGACCCAG AATCTCCTGTTGTATGTCCAAACTGTGGGAGTGACCATGTGGTTCTCTTGGCCGTGTCTGGGGAAATCCCTAATAGAGAGCAGAACCCGGAAGACAAGCCACCAGATCCTCCCGAGTTCCCTGGCCCTTCCTGTGACCTTGATAACCACAGTGACCATCCCAGTGGGTCTGATGACACCCCACCTCAGGCATCCGTATCTCATGGCCGTAGCAGCTGGAGCCTCAGTCCGA CTCCTGGACACTCTGGTCTTCGCTCTGTGGACCACCGCCTCCGGCTCTTCCTGGATGTTGAGGTGTTCAGTGACTCTGAGGAGGAGTTCCAGTGCTGTATCAAG GTGCCGGTGGTGTTAGCAGGCCACGCGGGGGAGTTTCTGTGCCTTGTGGTTGTGTCTGACCACAGGCTTTACCTGTTGAAGGTGACAGGGGCTATTTG TGGGCCTCCTGCTAGCTGGCTCCAGTCCACCCTGGCCATTCCTCTGCAGGATCTAAGTGGCATGGAGCTTGGCCTTGCAGGCCAGAGCCTTCGGTTGGAGTGGTCAGCTGGGACAGGCAGTTGTGTATTGCTGCCCCGAGATGCCAAGCATTGCCGTGCCTTCCTTGAGGAGCTCACTG GTGTTTTGCAGGCTTTGCCTCGCACCCAGAGGAACTGCATCAGTGCCACGGAGGAGGAGGTGACACCGCAGCATCGGCTCTG GCCTTTGCTGGGAAATGAAACTTCTGCAGAGGTCCCTCAGTTTTTCTACCTTCGGGCCTTCCTGACCGAAG GCTCATCTACCTGCCCTGTGTCCCTGTTGCTGACGCTGTCCACACTATACCTATTAGATGAAGACCCTACAGGGTCCCAGGCAGAGTCCCCCCTCCCAGCAGTGTCTGGAGAAGCCTCTGAGCAGGCCCTTCCTTGGGGGCAAGGTCCTTCCATGCAGGTCAGGGAGCAGCAGCCACTCAGTAGTCTGAGCTCTGTGCAGCTGTATCGCACAAGCCCTTTGGACTTGCGGCTTATCTTCTATGAcgag GTGTCTCGACTGGAGAGTTTCTGGGCACTCCGTGTTGTGTGTGGGGAGCAGCTGACAGCCCTCTTGGCCTGGATCCGGGAGCCCTGGGAAGAGCTGTTCTCCATTGGACTACGGACTGTAACCCAGGAGGCTCTGGACCTCGACCGATGA
- the Stk11ip gene encoding serine/threonine-protein kinase 11-interacting protein isoform X1 translates to MTTAPRDSVVWKLAGLLRDSGDTVLSGCSTLSLLTGTLQQLNRVFELYLGPWGPGQMGFVALPSHPADSPTILQLQFLFDVLQKTLSLKLVHIPGVGLPGPIKIFPFKSLRQLELRGVPIHSLRGLRSIYSQLESLVCSRSIQALEELLSACGGDLCSALPWLALLSADFSYNALTSLDSSLRLLSALRFLNLSHNHIQDCKGFLMDLSELYHLDLSYNHLHLVPRAGPSGAALGILILRANELQSLQGLEQLRNLRHLDVAYNLLERHTELSPLWLLTELRKLYLEGNPLSFHPAHRATTAQYLSLRARDAAHGFLLDGEVLSLKDLQTSESSGLGPVAQPPSWPVGSTTETSGGPELSDSLSSGGIVAQAPLRKVKSRVRVRRPSISEPSDTDPELRTLDPSPAGWFVQQHRELELLNSFRERFGCDWLQYRSHVETLGSPPLAITKTPALSTPKDTQSLETACSPPAAVEAGDTKESPQMSEEDRLEPELHEEEREEQDKEEGSREDLEEEEEQEQKEVEAELCRPMLVCPLQGLGGMQDKECFLRVTSAHLFEVELRAARTLERLELQSLVAAELESETESPRERVPEGSGLPPGAPVLVLRFSYFCPDRKLRRYAVLEPEAHEAIQELLAVLTPFTSVKEQQPGEARDPRRGRFQCLRCSFEFKPDEPSLGLESEEGWKPLFQDPESPVVCPNCGSDHVVLLAVSGEIPNREQNPEDKPPDPPEFPGPSCDLDNHSDHPSGSDDTPPQASVSHGRSSWSLSPTPGHSGLRSVDHRLRLFLDVEVFSDSEEEFQCCIKVPVVLAGHAGEFLCLVVVSDHRLYLLKVTGAICGPPASWLQSTLAIPLQDLSGMELGLAGQSLRLEWSAGTGSCVLLPRDAKHCRAFLEELTGVLQALPRTQRNCISATEEEVTPQHRLWPLLGNETSAEVPQFFYLRAFLTEGSSTCPVSLLLTLSTLYLLDEDPTGSQAESPLPAVSGEASEQALPWGQGPSMQVREQQPLSSLSSVQLYRTSPLDLRLIFYDEVSRLESFWALRVVCGEQLTALLAWIREPWEELFSIGLRTVTQEALDLDR, encoded by the exons ATGACGACGGCTCCGCGGGATTCAGTAGTGTGGAAGCTCGCGGGGCTGTTGCGGGATTCGG GGGACACAGTTCTCTCTGGCTGCAGCACACTGAGCCTGCTAACAGGCACACTGCAACAACTGAACAGAGTGTTTGAACTGTACCTGGGGCCATGGGGCCCTGGCCAGATGGGCTTTGTGGCTCTTCCCTCCCATCCTGCCGATTCACCCACCATCCTCCAGCTCCAGTTCCTCTTCGATGTGCTGCAGAAAACGCTTTCACTCAAG CTGGTCCACATCCCTGGTGTTGGCCTTCCAGGGCCCATCAAGATTTTCCCCTTCAAGTCTCTTCGGCAGCTGGAG CTTCGAGGAGTCCCCATCCACAGCCTGCGTGGCCTCCGTAGCATCTACTCACAGCTGGAATCTCTGGTTTGTAGCAGGAGCATCCAGGCACTAGAG GAGCTCCTGTCAGCCTGCGGTGGCGACCTGTGCTCTGCCCTTCCCTGGCTAGCTTTGCTTTCCGCGGACTTCAGCTACAACGCTCTTACCAGCTTAGACAGCTCCTTG CGTCTCCTGTCAGCTCTTCGCTTCCTCAACCTGAGCCACAATCATATCCAGGATTGCAAAGGCTTCCTGATG GATTTATCCGAGCTGTACCATCTGGACCTCTCCTATAACCACCTGCACTTGGTGCCAAGAGCAGGACCTTCAGGGGCGGCCCTAGGGATTTTGATACTGCGAGCCAATGAGCTTCAGAGCCTTCAGG GCCTGGAACAGCTGAGGAACCTGCGGCACCTCGATGTGGCTTATAATCTtctagaaagacacacagagctGTCACCACTGTGGCTGCTGACTGAGCTCCGTAAG CTCTATCTGGAAGGTAACCCTTTGTCGTTCCACCCGGCACAccgtgccaccactgctcagtacTTGTCACTtcgggccagagatgctgctcaTGGC TTCTTGCTTGATGGCGAGGTTTTGTCACTGAAGGATCTTCAG ACTTCAGAATCTTCGGGGCTTGGTCCCGTGGCCCAACCTCCGTCCTGGCCAGTGGGGAGCACCACTGAAACCTCAGGTGGCCCTGAGTTGAGTGATAGCCTCTCCTCAGGGGGCATTGTGGCCCAGGCCCCACTTCGTAAGGTGAAG AGCCGAGTCCGTGTGAGGCGGCCTAGCATCTCTGAGCCCAGTGACACAGACCCAGAGCTCCGAACTCTGGATCCCTCCCCAGCTG ggtGGTTTGTGCAACAACACCGGGAACTTGAGCTGCTGAACAGCTTCCGGGAGCGATTTGGCTGTGACTGGCTGCAGTACAGGAGCCACGTGGAGACCTTGGGGAGCCCCCCTCTTGCCATCACCAAGACTCCTGCCCTTAGCACGCCTAAGGATACCCAGAGCCTAGAGACTGCGTGCAGCCCTCCAGCCGCAGTGGAAGCTGGAGACACTAAGGAATCACCACAGATGTCAGAGGAGGACAGGTTGGAGCCAGAGCTCcatgaagaagagagggaagaacaaGATAAAGAAGAGGGATCGAGAGAGgacctggaggaggaagaggagcaggaacaGAAGGAAGTGGAAG CGGAGCTCTGCCGCCCCATGTTGGTGTGTCCCCTGCAGGGGCTTGGGGGCATGCAGGACAAGGAATGCTTTCTCCGAGTCACTTCTGCCCACTTGTTTGAGGTGGAGCTCCGAGCAGCCCGGACTCTGGAGCGGCTGGAGCTGCAGAGCCTGGTGGCAGCTGAGCTAGAGTCGGAGACTGAGAGTCCAAGAGAACGGGTACCCGAG GGCTCAGGTCTACCCCCTGGGGCTCCGGTTCTTGTTCTGCGCTTTTCCTACTTTTGTCCTGACCGGAAGTTGCGCCGCTATGCTGTGCTGGAGCCAGAGGCCCATGAGGCCATCCAG GAGCTGCTTGCTGTGCTGACCCCGTTCACCAGTGTGAAAGAGCAGCAGCCTGGGGAGGCCAGGGACCCACGGAGGGGCAGATTCCAGTGTCTGCGTTGTAGCTTTGAGTTCAAGCCGGATGAACCCAGTTTGGGTCTGGAGAGTGAGGAAGGCTGGAAGCCTCTGTTTCAAGACCCAG AATCTCCTGTTGTATGTCCAAACTGTGGGAGTGACCATGTGGTTCTCTTGGCCGTGTCTGGGGAAATCCCTAATAGAGAGCAGAACCCGGAAGACAAGCCACCAGATCCTCCCGAGTTCCCTGGCCCTTCCTGTGACCTTGATAACCACAGTGACCATCCCAGTGGGTCTGATGACACCCCACCTCAGGCATCCGTATCTCATGGCCGTAGCAGCTGGAGCCTCAGTCCGA CTCCTGGACACTCTGGTCTTCGCTCTGTGGACCACCGCCTCCGGCTCTTCCTGGATGTTGAGGTGTTCAGTGACTCTGAGGAGGAGTTCCAGTGCTGTATCAAG GTGCCGGTGGTGTTAGCAGGCCACGCGGGGGAGTTTCTGTGCCTTGTGGTTGTGTCTGACCACAGGCTTTACCTGTTGAAGGTGACAGGGGCTATTTG TGGGCCTCCTGCTAGCTGGCTCCAGTCCACCCTGGCCATTCCTCTGCAGGATCTAAGTGGCATGGAGCTTGGCCTTGCAGGCCAGAGCCTTCGGTTGGAGTGGTCAGCTGGGACAGGCAGTTGTGTATTGCTGCCCCGAGATGCCAAGCATTGCCGTGCCTTCCTTGAGGAGCTCACTG GTGTTTTGCAGGCTTTGCCTCGCACCCAGAGGAACTGCATCAGTGCCACGGAGGAGGAGGTGACACCGCAGCATCGGCTCTG GCCTTTGCTGGGAAATGAAACTTCTGCAGAGGTCCCTCAGTTTTTCTACCTTCGGGCCTTCCTGACCGAAG GCTCATCTACCTGCCCTGTGTCCCTGTTGCTGACGCTGTCCACACTATACCTATTAGATGAAGACCCTACAGGGTCCCAGGCAGAGTCCCCCCTCCCAGCAGTGTCTGGAGAAGCCTCTGAGCAGGCCCTTCCTTGGGGGCAAGGTCCTTCCATGCAGGTCAGGGAGCAGCAGCCACTCAGTAGTCTGAGCTCTGTGCAGCTGTATCGCACAAGCCCTTTGGACTTGCGGCTTATCTTCTATGAcgag GTGTCTCGACTGGAGAGTTTCTGGGCACTCCGTGTTGTGTGTGGGGAGCAGCTGACAGCCCTCTTGGCCTGGATCCGGGAGCCCTGGGAAGAGCTGTTCTCCATTGGACTACGGACTGTAACCCAGGAGGCTCTGGACCTCGACCGATGA
- the Inha gene encoding inhibin alpha chain: protein MVIPPSLLLLLLLTLRDGDSCQGPELVRELVLAKVKALILDALGPPAMTGEGGSPEIRRLPRRHALGSLEHRTSEPEEEDVSQAILFPATGATCEDQPAAGEFAREAGEGLFTYVFRPSQHVRSHQVTSAQLWFHTGLDRKSTVASNSSGTLLDLLVLSPGGPMAVPVSLGQSPPRWAVLHLAASALPLLAHPVLALMLRCPLCSCSARPETTPFLVAHTRARPPSAGERARRSTPSMPRPWSPAALQLLQRPSEEAAAHAYCHRAALNISFQELGWDRWIVHPPSFIFHYCHGSCGVPTSDLPLPAPGVPPTSAQPLFLVPGAKPCCAALPGSMRSLRVRTTSDGGYSFKYEMVPNLITQHCACM from the exons ATGGTGATCCCGCCGTCTCTGCTGCTCCTTTTGCTGTTGACCCTACGGGATGGGGACAGCTGTCAGGGCCCAGAACTGGTGCGGGAACTTGTCCTGGCCAAAGTGAAGGCTCTGATCCTAGATGCCTTGGGGCCCCCAGCAATGACTGGGGAAGGTGGGAGCCCTGAAATAAGGCGTCTGCCACGAAGACACGCCCTTGGGAGCCTCGAGCACAGGACCTCTGAACCAGAGGAGGAGGATGTCTCTCAGGCCATCCTTTTCCCAGCCACAG GTGCCACCTGTGAGGACCAGCCAGCTGCTGGAGAGTTTGCCCGGGAGGCTGGAGAAGGTCTCTTCACTTACGTATTCCGGCCATCCCAACACGTGCGCAGCCACCAGGTGACTTCAGCCCAGCTCTGGTTCCACACCGGGCTAGACAGAAAGAGCACAGTGGCCTCCAACAGTTCCGGGACCCTGCTAGACCTGCTGGTGCTGTCACCTGGGGGGCCCATGGCTGTGCCTGTGTCCTTGGGACAGAGTCCTCCTCGCTGGGCAGTACTGCACCTGGCAGCCTCCGCTCTCCCTCTGCTGGCCCACCCGGTTCTAGCATTGATGCTTCGATGCCCTCTCTGTTCCTGCTCAGCCCGGCCAGAGACCACGCCTTtcctggtggctcacacccgGGCTAGACCACCCAGCGCGGGGGAGAGGGCCCGACGTTCAACCCCCTCAATGCCTCGGCCTTGGTCTCCTGCCGCTTTgcagctgctgcagaggccatCAGAGGAAGCCGCTGCCCATGCCTATTGCCATCGAGCTGCACTCAACATCTCCTTCCAGGAGCTGGGCTGGGACCGCTGGATCGTGCATCCTCCCAGTTTCATCTTCCACTACTGCCATGGTAGCTGTGGGGTGCCCACATCTGACCTGCCCCTGCCAGCCCCTGGGGTTCCCCCTACCTCTGCTCAGCCCCTGTTTTTGGTGCCAGGGGCCAAGCCCTGTTGTGCTGCTCTACCAGGGAGCATGAGATCCCTACGTGTCCGAACCACCTCAGATGGAGGTTACTCTTTCAAGTATGAGATGGTACCCAACCTTATTACACAACACTGTGCTTGTATGTAA